CATGCGAAAAAGGCCTTCGGGGGACATCCTCTCCCCGGAAAAGGCGGTGGCCTCGAACACGGGGAGGATTTCGCTCTCAAAGGCGTATAGGAAGTGACGGGCCAGCAACTCCCGATGCCCTTCGGGGTCCCGAAGCCTTTCCCGGAGCGGAAGAAGGAGGCTTTCCAGGATCCGGTAAAGGGTCCGGGCGAAATCCCTGGGGGTGGAAATCCCGGAGAAGGGTTCGAGAAACTCCCGGTGGAATTTACGCAGGGGTTCAGGGGCTCCGGAAAGTTCCTCTATCTCCGAAAGGGTAAGGTAGGGGCTTCCGTGGGCCCGCAGACGGCTCTCGAGCTCCTGCACTTCCTCCGCGAAAGATCCCAGGACGCCCCGGCAGTAGGGATGTTTGAGCAGGGCCAGGTAGGTGAGCACCGGATAGCGTTCCTCCACCCGATTCTCGAGAAGCTCGAACAGGGTGAGGAGAAAGGTGGCCGGGAGGGATCTCTTTACCGGGAACCCCAGGGTGATGTTGACCGGAACCCCCTCGGGTAGGGCGTAGAGCAGGGGCAGGAGGTGCCCGGCCACGGGGAGGAGCACGAGGACCTCGTCCGGGGCCTCCGGACGGGCGGGAAGTAGCCGGGCCGCCTCCCGGACCTCCTGATGCACATCCGCGGCGGCCCAGAACCGCACCCGACTCCGCGGACGGTGCCCCGAACCGAGCGGCTCCGGGGAGAGTTCGAGTTCCCTCAAAACCTCCTCCAGAAACTCCGGCACCTCCCCCTCCGGATCAAACTCGAAAAAGATCTCTCCCCCGGCGGAAAGTATCTCCCGGAAGATCTTTCTTTCGGCGGCGGTAAGGGCGGCAAACCCCGCAAGATACACCGGTCCCTCCGGAGAGAAGACCTCGGAAAGGCCTTCGGCCACGGTTCGAAGTCTTTCCGCAGGGGTGGTTACCCCGGCCCTTCTAAGGGCCTCCCGATAACTCCGGCTGATCTCGGCCAGATGCCCCAGAAAGGCCCGGGCCTCCGGGGGGATCCCCTCCGGAGGCTCCAGGAGATCCCGGGGGGTTACGCCCTCCCGGAGGAATTCCTCAAGGACCTCCGCAAACTTTAGGCCCCAGGGAATGAATCGATCAAAGGAATCCCCGATCTTTTCGAAACCGGGGCGCCCGGAGGCGATGTGGAAGAGCCACCAGGCCCGTTCCGCCGGAAGGATCACCGGCCGGGGATCCAGGCGCACGGCCAGCTCGTTCACCCAGTCGGAGAAGGCCTGGATCCGGGGAAGCCAGAGGGGGCCCCGGGCCTCCCGAACGAGGTAATAACGGAGATAGTGGACGGATCTGCGGGTGGGAAGGAGCACGGTAACCCGGGAGAGATCCCTTCCGTGCCGGGCAAGCAGTTCCCGGGCCAGGGTGGGCAGGAACCCGGCGGACGGTGGGACGACCCACGCCCTAAGTCCTTTCAAGCTCCACCTCCCGCACCTCGGGGGGATCGAGGTAGATCAAGTAGCCCCGGGGAGGCCTCCCCTCAAGGCGCCGGATGACCGCGAGATAGGTGCGGAGTTGTTTCTCGTGGGCGGCGACTCCATCCGGCCCCCCCGGCCTCAACTTGTATTCCAGCACCACCGGTCCCTCGGGGGTAAAAAGGATCCGATCCGGACGGTGCACCTCCGCGGAAAGGCCTTCCGGATCGGGAAAAACCAGGGTGTGCTCCCGGAGGTCGGTGGTTCCGGGGGCAAAGAAACGGGCTATCCCGGGGTGAGAGAGGGCCCGAACCAGGATCTCGAGGAGCCTCTTCCGGAGGATCTCGCGGCGGGGAAGGGGTTCCGGGTAAAGAGCGAGAGCCCGATCCACCGCCTTCTCCACCTCCTCCCTCCGCCCGGTAAAGCCTTCCAGAAAATAAAGGGCCAGGTGGGCCATTTCCCCCAGCTGGCGTTCCTCGTCCCTTTCCCCGAGAAGGGCAAGGGCCCTCTTCTGCTGATAGATGCGCAACCTCACCGGAAAAGCCTCCTGAGCTTCCTCCGGGACGCCTCGAGGGTGCTCATCCGGAAAGCTCCCTCGCTATCTCCCGGGCCGAGAGGTCCTGGAGGACCGAGGCCACGGTGTAGTAGCGGGTTTTCCGGGGCAGAAAGAGGTACAGGGCCTCCCGGGGACGGGTCAGGGCCACATAGAGCAGGTTCAGGGTCTCGAAGACCTCCCGGGCCTTTTCCCGGAGTCTGGCCCGGGCCACCTCCTCGGCGGAGTCCCTCCTGGCGCGGATGAGCCCCCAGTCGGTAAGGACCACCTCGTTTCGTCCCCGCGGCCCCCAGGTGAGGAAGGGGAGCACCACCGCGTCGAACTCCAGCCCCTTGGCCGCGTGAATGGTGAGGACCCGCACGGCCTGAAGTTCCCCGGGAAGTCCGATCTTTTCCTCACCACCGGTTTCCTCCCACCGGGCCAGAAAGTCGGAAAGCCCCAGGGCTTCCTCCTCGTAGGCCAGAACCGCCGAAAGAAACCGCATGAGGTAGAGTTCCTCCTCCGGGAACCTCTCCCGGACCCCGAATTCCCGGACCATCTCTTGAACCAGCTCGTAAAGGGTGGCGCCCTCCCGGTGAAATTCCGAAAGTCTTTGCAGGCGACGATGAAGTCCCGGGGCCTCCCGGGCCAGAAGTCCGGCCAGCCCCGGGGTGCGTTCACGGAAGTAGCGGGTCAGGATTTCCGGCCCCGAAGGGGAAAGCGGACTCATGAGGAAACCGGCGAGTGCCGTCTCGTCCCCCGGATAGTCCAGATACCGGAGGAGGGAAAGAAGCCCCTTGACCAGGGGAGAATTTTCCAGGCGCAGGGCCCGCTCGGTCACCGCCGGGATACCGATCCCGAAAAGGAAGGTGGCTATCTCCTCGGCCTCCCCGTTTTCGCGCACGAGAATGGCCACGCTTTTGCCGGCCTCCACATACTCGCGAAAGAGCACCGGAACCAGATCCTCCAGCGCCCGCCACACCGCCTCCCGAAAAGCCTCCCGATCCTCGTCCGGGGGAAGATCGAGAAACTCCACCCTGCCCTCGGGATTACCGGAGAGGCTTTCCTGCTCCGCCTCCCGGTAAACCTCCGCGAGTTTTCGGGAAAGCTCCCGGCTGACCGGGCAATCCTTCATCCTGCGGGCCTCGCTCTCACCGTGAAGAAACTTCCGAACCACCTCCTCCAGGTCCTCACGAAGCCGGGCGAACAGGCGATTGTTAAAGAGGACGATTTTTTCCGCGGAGCGCCGGTTTACCGGAAGGTTTTCCGTCCTGAGC
The window above is part of the Thermosulfurimonas sp. F29 genome. Proteins encoded here:
- a CDS encoding PD-(D/E)XK nuclease family protein → MKGLRAWVVPPSAGFLPTLARELLARHGRDLSRVTVLLPTRRSVHYLRYYLVREARGPLWLPRIQAFSDWVNELAVRLDPRPVILPAERAWWLFHIASGRPGFEKIGDSFDRFIPWGLKFAEVLEEFLREGVTPRDLLEPPEGIPPEARAFLGHLAEISRSYREALRRAGVTTPAERLRTVAEGLSEVFSPEGPVYLAGFAALTAAERKIFREILSAGGEIFFEFDPEGEVPEFLEEVLRELELSPEPLGSGHRPRSRVRFWAAADVHQEVREAARLLPARPEAPDEVLVLLPVAGHLLPLLYALPEGVPVNITLGFPVKRSLPATFLLTLFELLENRVEERYPVLTYLALLKHPYCRGVLGSFAEEVQELESRLRAHGSPYLTLSEIEELSGAPEPLRKFHREFLEPFSGISTPRDFARTLYRILESLLLPLRERLRDPEGHRELLARHFLYAFESEILPVFEATAFSGERMSPEGLFRMFREILGAVKAPFEGDPLRGLQVMGLLETRLLSFRRVIVLDANEGALPSPEEINPVLPEGLRPALGLPRRSRQEALERYYFMRLVAAAREVDIFYLSVTDSSPRLLPRVRSRYVEVLLWEEERRRRRIFSAGEGPVRHLSPRLRAPAPGAGIPKGEAERREIERLLSGEVSATLFETYLDCPARFYFRYLLGLRAPERIQDYDATALGTLVHRVLEDYFRPFLGREYVPREHNDQARLLALFRESFERDPLSRQLGPERRFFVQKTTEYRLERYLKGLEGLPPFRILALEEDLRREHPDLGLRFRGKLDRVDRFESGTVIVDYKTGTGLRSLSLRRLREILSGETDSLKIEPTAEGLELLRERLPDLQLLLYLFLRPEATEAVYVQLGSGRSRELFKPLFYRPPFNSRRDPLLREEEIRHLRERVFPALLSRLVEHMLEAPVFFIPERPPGCRFCDYLYACPGRKNI
- a CDS encoding PD-(D/E)XK nuclease family protein is translated as MRLRIYQQKRALALLGERDEERQLGEMAHLALYFLEGFTGRREEVEKAVDRALALYPEPLPRREILRKRLLEILVRALSHPGIARFFAPGTTDLREHTLVFPDPEGLSAEVHRPDRILFTPEGPVVLEYKLRPGGPDGVAAHEKQLRTYLAVIRRLEGRPPRGYLIYLDPPEVREVELERT